In one window of Henckelia pumila isolate YLH828 chromosome 1, ASM3356847v2, whole genome shotgun sequence DNA:
- the LOC140875814 gene encoding uncharacterized protein, with product MAGALTVTLSLLTLPRTLAETRVFSSSISSSKCYSSMGFNLLNRRTTVLPSRKLVTRAARAESKGVSLGFRAPDFELPEPLTGKLWKLEDFESYPALLVMFICNHCPFVKHLKKDIVKLSNFYMKKGLAVIAISSNSVTTHPQDGPDYMAEDAEVFKYPFPYLYDESQDVARNFGAVCTPEFFLFKKDGRRPFELVYHGQFDDSRPSSNAPITGRDLSLAIDSVLSGQPVNSIQKPSVGCSIKWNPQ from the exons ATGGCGGGTGCCTTAACTGTCACCCTGTCACTGCTTACACTCCCGCGTACGTTAGCCGAGACCCGAGTTTTTAGCTCTTCCATATCATCTTCGAAATGCTATTCGAGCATGGGTTTCAATCTTCTGAATCGCAGGACCACTGTATTGCCCTCAAGAAAGCTTGTGACTCGAGCTGCCAGAGCCGAGTCCAAAGGGGTGTCTCTAGGTTTCAGAGCACCAGATTTCGAG CTTCCAGAGCCGCTGACTGGAAAATTGTGGAAACTGGAGGATTTTGAATCTTACCCGGCTTTGCTG GTTATGTTCATCTGCAACCATTGTCCATTCGTTAAACATTTGAAGAAAGATATTGTAAAGCTTTCAAACTTTTACATGAAG AAAGGGCTTGCGGTAATAGCAATATCTTCAAACTCCGTGACCACTCATCCACAG GATGGACCTGATTACATGGCCGAAGACGCTGAAGTATTTAAGTATCCTTTTCCATATCTTTATGATGAG TCGCAAGATGTTGCAAGAAATTTTGGAGCTGTTTGCACGCCAGAATTTTTCTTATTCAAAAAG GATGGTCGCAGGCCTTTCGAGTTAGTATACCATGGACAGTTTGATGATTCACGACCAAGTAGCAATGCTCCCATCACAGGAAG GGACTTGAGCTTAGCAATAGACAGTGTTTTAAGTGGACAACCCGTAAATTCGATTCAAAAGCCCAG TGTCGGATGCAGCATTAAGTGGAATCCTCAATAA
- the LOC140875068 gene encoding glycolipid transfer protein 3-like → MKRRREAEVVASEIRSAIEQLSQMEVHRRTASGTSGSAGGVDGDQLTATAQVPIKPFLSLCNLLIQVLDKIGPTMAVLRLDIHQNIQRLEKFHDSDPSTYWDVVEILKKEVGEGKAKVGPTCCKAFVWLTRSLDFTVALLELIVKDSGRPMQQAVEESYNKTLKPWHGWISSAAYKVALKLVPDIQTFTCVLKASDQDSDMLKEEMQKMISLLIPVIHQNQDIMRTYGLDKWKGT, encoded by the exons ATGAAGCGGCGGAGAGAGGCGGAGGTGGTGGCGTCGGAGATTAGGTCCGCCATCGAGCAGCTGTCCCAGATGGAGGTTCACCGCAGAACCGCCTCGGGCACCTCCGGATCCGCCGGAGGGGTCGACGGGGATCAACTCACCGCCACCGCTCAAGTTCCCATCAAGCCTTTTCTTTCCCTTTGCAATCTGCTGATTCAAGTTCTTG ATAAGATAGGGCCAACAATGGCCGTTTTGAGACTCGACATTCATCAGAATATACAG aGATTAGAGAAGTTCCATGACTCCGACCCTTCGACATATTGGGATGTGGTGGAGATTTTAAAGAAAGAGGTCGGCGAAGGCAAGGCAAAAGTGGGTCCCACTTGTTGTAAAGCCTTTGTTTGGCTTACTAG GTCTCTTGATTTCACCGTAGCTTTGTTAGAATTGATAGTAAAAGACAGTGGTAGGCCGATGCAGCAAGCAGTGGAAGAGTCATATAACAAGACTTTGAAGCCTTGGCATGGATGGATTTCTTCTGCAGCATATAAA GTAGCTCTAAAATTGGTGCCTGATATCCAAACATTTACATGTGTTCTCAAGGCCAGTGATCAAGACTCTGACATGCTCAAGGAAGAAATGCAAAAGATGATTTCCTTGCTCATCCCTGTGATCCACCAAAACCAAGACATTATG AGAACATATGGGTTGGATAAGTGGAAGGGTACATAG
- the LOC140875067 gene encoding endoglucanase 25-like, with product MSESSETEFHSGRFVHSASESGRLIPPSSRWNSTELDFHFLPRSVDGFDTLPSRFSKSVDFNLTIGDRAFFKRCVYTTIFAVVFVPVLVLLLHFLTHKNEDNGGPKNLSVALKQALLFFDAQKSGHFPGNSTINFRGDSGLNDGKDGETDADLVGGYYDSGNNIKFSFSTAYTVTLLSWTVIEYRQKYADLGELDHIKDIIKWGTDYLLKVFIPPATNQASAVLYSQVGGNDGSSGQENDISCWQKPEDMKYTRHVSVCDDTAADLAGEIVSALSAASLVLVGEKEYSAKLVEAAEKLFNLATRQDQSHKPGKYTQDGACGGLARDFYNSTTYVDELVWGGTWLFFATGNSSYLKYSTDKFDAAEMEEMASEKAVFYWNNKFTANAVLMTRIRYFIDLGYPYEDALATNRTDLLMCSYLSNQNLSATNGGLVLLIPDTDTPLQYAATASFLSKLYSDYLELLSRTGGSCNTAIFSVQMLRDFSMSQVNYILGDNPMKMSYMVGYGDRYPLHVHHRAASIPPDGKQHSCSEGNGFLKSKDKNPNILSGAIVAGPDKKDAFYDDRAKPWFTEPSITSNAGLVAALVALLDPDLAGSADSDGHNLGIDKMGIFQHVH from the exons ATGTCCGAAAGCTCCGAGACCGAATTCCACTCCGGCAGATTTGTGCACTCAGCATCTGAATCAGGCAGGCTAATCCCTCCTTCCAGCCGCTGGAACTCCACAGAACTCGACTTCCATTTTCTCCCTCGATCAGTGGACGGGTTCGATACTCTGCCTTCTCGTTTCTCTAAATCCGTGGATTTCAATCTAACCATCGGTGACAGAGCGTTCTTCAAGCGTTGCGTTTACACGACGATTTTCGCGGTTGTTTTCGTTCCTGTTTTGGTTCTGCTGTTGCATTTCTTGACACACAAGAATGAAGATAATGGCGGTCCCAAGAACCTGTCGGTTGCTCTGAAGCAAGCCCTTCTGTTTTTCGATGCTCAGAAAT CGGGACATTTCCCAGGGAACAGTACGATAAATTTTCGAGGAGATTCCGGTTTGAATGATGGAAAAGATGGGGAAACTGATGCTGATCTTGTCGGAGGATACTATGATTCAGGAAATAACATAAAGTTTAGCTTTTCTACAGCTTATACAGTTACTTTACTGAGCTGGACAGTGATTGAGTATCGGCAAAAGTATGCTGATCTTGGAGAGCTTGATCATATAAAAGACATTATCAAATGGGGAACCGATTACTTGCTCAAAGTCTTCATTCCACCAGCTACAAATCAAGCTTCAGCTGTTTTGTATTCTCAG GTAGGTGGAAATGATGGAAGTTCGGGTCAAGAAAATGACATATCTTGCTGGCAAAAACCCGAGGACATGAAGTATACTAGGCATGTTTCTGTATGTGATGATACAGCGGCAGATTTAGCCGGAGAGATAGTCTCAGCACTGTCGGCTGCATCGCTAGTTCTCGTGGGCGAGAAAGAATATTCAGCAAAATTAGTTGAGGCGGCGGAAAAGCTGTTTAACTTAGCAACAAGGCAGGATCAGTCTCACAAGCCTGGAAAGTACACCCAAGATGGTGCTTGTGGCGGTCTAGCACGCGATTTCTACAACTCGACGACTTATGTAGACGAGTTAGTTTGGGGAGGGACATGGTTGTTTTTCGCCACAGGGAACAGCAGTTATCTAAAATACTCAACTGATAAGTTCGATGCAGCGGAGATGGAAGAAATGGCTTCGGAAAAAGCAGTGTTCTATTGGAACAACAAATTCACAGCAAATGCG GTCTTGATGACAAGAATCAGATATTTCATTGATCTTGGCTATCCATATGAAGATGCATTGGCCACAAACAGAACAGATTTGCTCATGTGTTCATATCTTTCTAATCAAAATTTAAGTGCAACCAACg GTGGACTAGTTCTCCTAATACCAGATACTGACACCCCTCTCCAATATGCTGCCACTGCATCTTTTCTCAGCAAATTATACAGTGACTATCTTGAACTGCTGAGCAGAACTGGTGGCAGTTGCAATACTGCAATCTTTTCAGTTCAAATGTTGCGAGATTTCTCCATGTCTCAG GTGAATTATATACTTGGAGATAACCCAATGAAGATGAGCTACATGGTAGGGTACGGGGACCGTTACCCGTTACATGTTCACCACAGGGCTGCATCGATTCCTCCGGATGGAAAACAACACTCATGCTCGGAAGGAAATGGCTTCTTGAAATCGAAAGACAAAAATCCCAATATCCTTTCTGGAGCAATTGTAGCAGGGCCGGATAAAAAGGATGCTTTTTATGACGATAGAGCCAAGCCGTGGTTCACAGAGCCGAGCATAACAAGCAATGCTGGTTTAGTGGCGGCCCTGGTCGCGCTTCTTGATCCAGATCTCGCCGGTTCTGCTGATTCTGATGGCCATAATTTAGGCATAGACAAAATGGGAATCTTTCAACATGTTCATTAA